CTACATGTCAAAGTATATTGAATGGTGTTCGAGGTATCTAGGTGTCTTAACTGCTTATTATGCTACGCTTAAGGGAATTCTTTGAGTTCCCGACCGAAGGTGTTTACTTTACTGTTTATAAATGAGCTGATTGCTGAACCATATGGTTATGTTATTTTGACCATAATAGTTTATTAGTGGGCATGTAAATGTTCTGAATGACCCAAGACCACAATGTCTATGGAGTCATTTGTTAAATCCAATAACTGCTCTCCGCAGACCTACCTGAGGATGTGTGGCCTTCCAGTCCAAGTTGCTTGCAAGGCCAACGCAGAGTATATGTCCCCCTCTGGTTAGTGAACCACTCATTACTTTTTTCATTGGAAATTGAAGGATATCACAAAAATTAAACATACTCATTGAACAGTAAATATGAATGTGCTCTCTTCCTTCTTATTCTCTGTCCCTCATGCTATAGGGAAGGTTCCATTTGTACATGTTGGGAACCAGGTGGTGTCTGAACTGGGACCCATTGTCCAGTTTACTAAAGCCAAGGTAACAAACAGAAAACATCTAAACCTTATGATAATGTCAATATTCAAATTTTAATTGAAAGGTCAGATCAGAATTTGGAGGCTAAAGTTTGAATATTGTTACTGTATTGAACTTATATCTCTCAAGACGTATGCAATATCCCAAAAGAACAGTTGCGCTGTGCCACCATTCTCCTTTCACGCGCACCTTGTAACGTTTCTAAATGTGTGTTCTAAATTTAGTTGATTGTTTTCTCCTATTTAATTTCTGAAATGGTTTGATGACTGAAATTACATGTTTTATCTGAATAACGCTCAAAAAGCTCAACTACAATATAAGGGGTAAGCTAGAAGTCAGTGGCTTCCTTCTCCAGCCACGGAGTGTCTTGCTGCAGCGTGGGAGAACGCAGCTGCGGAAGACTCTACTTTAGGGCTCATTCTTCTGTAGAATGTGTAGTAAAGGATGTGAGCATTGCTGGAGGTTCTAGAGCGCCTACAGCTGTATGGCGCTGCTGGTGTGAGGGCTCTCATTGGAAACCAGACCCACTCAGTTTCACATTAAGACACTGATTCAAATATTTTGCAGTGTTTAAATGATCATCAAACCAAAATGTTTCATTGGAATTGCACCGCAGAACTTGTGATATTCAAGATCACAcaaagcaaatacacacacaagctaGGGGTGGAACACTATATATCctaaaataagaaagaaagaatgaacaaaaaatgtattatttcaccttttttatacaaatacaaatagttTGGCTGCCTCAACAAATACAGATGCATATACGGGGCTCGCTGCACATCCTTAACACACACTATGATGGATGGCCAGAAAAGGAAAATACAAAGcctttttatgtattttataaatttTAATAAATATCCCAACTTCCCCCAACTTTGTTGTGTGAATGGGTGGCATCATCTGTGCCACCTTGCAACAAATTATGTATGTTTGTAATCAAATGTCCAACCTAAAATGTGAGTTCATTAGTCGTGTGCAGAGGTTATATCCATGCTCCCATGCGCATGCCCAAAACACTGTATCTGCTGAGGTGGTCTTAGCTTGTatgtagaaaataaaaatgctttAGAAATTAATCCGGTGCAGTGACAACATAGTCTAGGTATGGATATAGTCTCAGTGTGGACATAGTCTAGGTATTGACATGGTCTAGTTATGGACACAGTCTAGggataaataaacacattctTAGTATGGATATAGGCTAGGTATAGCATGGTCTAGGTATGGACACGTTCTAGGTATGGACACGGTCTAGGTATGGACACGGTCTAGGTATGGACACGCTCTAGGTATGGACACGCTCTAGGTATGGACACGGTCTAGGTATGGACACGGTCTAGGTATGGACACGGTCTAGGTATGGACACGGTCTAGGTATGGACACGGTCTAGGTGTGGACTTGGTCTCAGTGTGGACTTGGTCTTGGGTTTGATTTTGTGTCTCCTCAGGGCCATGATCTCagggtgtgattgtgtgtttcctCAGGGCCATTCTCTCAGTGACGGCCTTGATGATGTCCAGAGAGCAGAGATGAAAGCGTACATGGAGCTGGTCCACAACATGCTGCTGACTGcagaggtaaacacacacatgcacacaaaaacagccTCAACAGATTTCATTGTTTCCCCTGTGATATGTTGAGGTGTGTGAGGAGCACTATGTTGATAAGATGTGGTTCTGATGAGCACAGTTCTGATGAGCACAGTTCTGATGAGCGGTTCTGGTGAGTGGTTCTGATGAGCGGTTCGCACAGCGGTTCTCTAGAGCACGTGCGCAGTTTGTGATCAGAGTCAATCAGGGCTCCGTCACGGTCCAAAATTAAGTTGCAAAAATTGATAAAAAAACAGTCGGAGCAATTATTTGAATTTGTAAGCAGGTTTTCACCTGCCAATGGTCTACACACTCTATAATTTTCGACCCTGGGATCGGGAACATTCCAACAGAAATGGTCTCGCACAACGCTATAACATAATCACATATCAAGAAATAGCAGCATCTTTGTCATCCTTCTGCTTCTGTTGTACACAGTAGAACAATATGGTACTTTCTATCATGTTGAATTTTAGTCTTTTACAGCAGAACACTATTTTGCTGTCAGTATATGTTTATGAATAAATGAAAGGGTGCCCCACAACACTTGGAAGTTTAAAACAAATAGCAGTGGGGCCAGTAATCCAGTGGTGGATCTGTATCCTATGCCACATGTCCAATGAATGTATGCACAACTACATTATAATCAATTGTGTTAAAATCTCATCCACTGTTTTATACTCTGTTTACCTCTTGGTTATTTCACAGTTGTACGTCCAGTGGTGTGATGATTCTACAGCTGCTGAGGTCAGacccctgtttgtgtgtatgtgtgtgggcctaTGAGCTGTTTGTCCATTTGGAGTCTCTGGAACAGCATTTACTTTCCCAGATGTTTCTGTGCCTGTGTGGAAGGATAGAGCGGTGTATAAATGTGCACATCTTGTCTCTATGGCCTGCAATATAGATCTCTCGGCCCAGATACAGCAGTCCGTACTCATGGCCACTGAACCACATCCTGGCCTATCAGAAGCAGTGGGACGTCCGCAGGAAGATGAAGGCTATTGGCTGGGGAGGAAAGTGCCTGGAACAGGTGGGAGGGATACGTGTGTTTTTTAAGTATGTCTCACTTCTCGGTTTCTAATCCTTACAGATGACGCTGCATGTTGTGGTGCTGTGATAAATTGACTGTCCCTTCTACATAGCAATGAGGCCATGATGGCATTGTTTCTGTATTGTAGCGTTCTATGACGTGGTGTCTTTCAGGTGTATGAGGATGTGAGCCAGTGTTGTCAGGCGCTGTCCCAGAGGCTGGGAACTCAGCCATACTTCTTCAACAAACAGTatgtaacctctctctctcactcacatgCTGTCCGTTCACTGCCAAACAAGGCAAGCGCAGAACTAACAAATCCACGTGTACAAATTATTATTGCGAGGACTTTGAGTGAACTTGTGCATCATATTGTCTTGCCGGCGAGAGCGATAATATATCTGCAAGGAGAAGATGATCGATTGGGTGTTTCCATAAAGTTAAGTTAAGCTACAGCACTACTTTAGCTGTGTCTGATCCCGGGCTCGCATCGGATTATCCTGCTCCGAATTTTTTATGTTTGAGTGGATTATTTTCTTTTTGGTACAAAGtggccagagccagccatggcCATTGTGTACCTGAATGTGATTGGTCATTGTGTCCCTAAATATTATGGGTTGCTCATCACATTTTGACGAtctatgttttttattattccctacgccaggggttttcaaactttgtgtgtgtgaaccacTATTTGTAATCAAGATTTTTTGCATAATACACATAATAAAATTTGTCTACACACAGTCCAACCTGAATTACCCGCacctcttaaaggtcccatgacatgctattttatggtgtattagtgggccactatcACAGTATTcagaaattcagccgtggtgcagaattacagccactccgagccagtcgcatattgagcttcccccaaatgcgctgttttggtgtctgtagctataatgcaaatgaggaggagcgaggcgggtcaaggaggagggtgggggtgtggccctgagcagcttgcagccacggtactatgtgctctgtttacagtggatgcatcgcaatggcgaggcgcacacagcctttagccgagtcctggagctctatatctaaataatatcatattatacatagatatctatatcatataatatatattatcacggccaaaagctgtgtgagccgatattatgaatctcaaacgaccgcgttgggttctcagacgttcctggttcttccacgtccacatcaatctgaagtagactgaaccgcgacatggaggagaaagggattgttgccgggcagcgcttagtcACCtctgcctcctgcagcgccgaggcggtggtccctcggcagcgggaagcggggctcaagcgggagaaaTTCACGGCCAACaattcaaagccaaagttcctttcccccaattcattctcatccatggctgagataatccccactacgagtctcgttgtggaaataccagagacgagagtccgacgtgttatgcgccataacaccaaaagcagaacggttatccaaataacaaggaagtgtacaacccttgtgttacagtcctggagctctatatctaaataatatcatataatacatagatatctatatcatatcatacatattatcatggccaaaagcctggtgcgcctccagacgatattatgaatcacaaacgacttcgtcgggttctccgacgtctctggttcttccacttccacatcaatctgaagtagactgaaccgtgcgctgcccgctgcccgctgccggctgcccgctgcccgctgccgggcagtggtgcttcgcggcggtggtgcctcgcggcaaccggcggcatgtcgcagttcatgtactccagggagtcaaagccaaagttcctttcccccaattccttctcaaccatggctgagataacccccactacagtctcgttgtggaaatacaagagacgtcaaagaaccgacagcaaacacttgcacacacacatgtggcgctcgcacggtcgtgtctcattggcgggtcAAATTTtttgggcgggcaaggcagagaaaggggaggatagatcctttatgacgacatatgggaccacattaCATTCcccttgagcctccgttttcgtcaaaggcgagcagaacacctagttctcgttttacaccgaacgcaagttttagacactgggggaccataggcaggctaggggaactcatatttacgttagaaaacctcataaagtgagattttcatgccatgggacctttaataggcctactagCACAATAAATTACAGGTCATAGTATCAGTACAACAGGCTTGTTCAAAGAAAGTTTACTGCACACAACGGCTGCCACATATTATATGCTACTGGACTTCAACGTTCCCGCCTAGCGCCAATAGCCCTAAGATTCTGGGACGCTCTAATCTTTGCACTAGCCTATTTTAGTAATCACACAATAACTTAAATTAAATTTAAATGTACAttaatacatattt
This genomic window from Gadus macrocephalus chromosome 15, ASM3116895v1 contains:
- the mtx2 gene encoding metaxin-2 isoform X1, which translates into the protein MSLAAEAFVSQIAAVEPWPENATLYQPLKDDQILLSDCASSLAVQTYLRMCGLPVQVACKANAEYMSPSGKVPFVHVGNQVVSELGPIVQFTKAKGHSLSDGLDDVQRAEMKAYMELVHNMLLTAELYVQWCDDSTAAEISRPRYSSPYSWPLNHILAYQKQWDVRRKMKAIGWGGKCLEQVYEDVSQCCQALSQRLGTQPYFFNKHPTELDALVFGHLFTILTTQLTSSELAERIKRCSNLLAFCKHIEHTYFKDKSA
- the mtx2 gene encoding metaxin-2 isoform X2, with protein sequence MSLAAEAFVSQIADDQILLSDCASSLAVQTYLRMCGLPVQVACKANAEYMSPSGKVPFVHVGNQVVSELGPIVQFTKAKGHSLSDGLDDVQRAEMKAYMELVHNMLLTAELYVQWCDDSTAAEISRPRYSSPYSWPLNHILAYQKQWDVRRKMKAIGWGGKCLEQVYEDVSQCCQALSQRLGTQPYFFNKHPTELDALVFGHLFTILTTQLTSSELAERIKRCSNLLAFCKHIEHTYFKDKSA
- the mtx2 gene encoding metaxin-2 isoform X3: MSLAAEAFVSQIAAVEPWPENATLYQPLKDDQILLSDCASSLAVQTYLRMCGLPVQVACKANAEYMSPSGKVPFVHVGNQVVSELGPIVQFTKAKGHSLSDGLDDVQRAEMKAYMELVHNMLLTAELYVQWCDDSTAAEISRPRYSSPYSWPLNHILAYQKQWDVRRKMKAIGWGGKCLEQVYEDVSQCCQALSQRLGTQPYFFNKQRSWFFHVHINLK